A window of Toxotes jaculatrix isolate fToxJac2 chromosome 11, fToxJac2.pri, whole genome shotgun sequence genomic DNA:
TCCCAGTTCTATGTGCAGGGAGGAGACTGGGGCTCCCTCATCACCACCAACATGGCACAGATGAAGCCTCAGTAAGACAACCAGCAAAACAAGCCCTTACTGAAAACAAGTTATCACTGCAGTGGAATTTCCACCACCCACTTGTTCTTTAGAGCACGCATTGTGACATTGTTACTTAAACTGTGaaacagtgtttgcagtgtacaaaatgcacaaatgaCCAAAAACCAATGACATTACAAATTCCTAGAGACTGGAGCAAACAAAGAATAGTTTGTGATGAGAAAAACATTCATAGTTATAAACTGATACTTAATATAAATTAAAGTGTATTAAGGCCTTTCATTTTAGGTAAAACTTAAATTTTTGTAATCTGTTTATACACCCTATCTTTCCAGGTGCGTGAAAGGCCTCCacttaaacatgtttatttcaaAAAGAGGGTTCAGAGTGATGATGTCCCTCATGATTGGTCCTTATCTGCCCTTCCTGGTGGGCTTCAGTCGGGAAGATGTCCGCCGACTGTTCCCTTTCTTTGAAAAGAATGTGTGGAACATACTGAAGGAATCAGGCTACATGCACATTCAGGCCACTAAACCAGACACTGCAGGTGGGGACATAACCAAGAAATAAGCTCACTCATGCTGATGATCACACTGACACCGCTGATGGATTAAACTCACTGTTCTTCAAAGCATTTATGAGGAACTACCTGAAACAATCCCAAATGTTATTAAAATTTAGTGATCTCATTATTCCACTATTTCATCTCTTAATATAGTTTAAATGGTGTTTTTCAGGTTGCGGACTGAATGACTCTCCTGTAGGTTTGGCTGCCTACCTTCTGGAGAAATTCTCCACCTGGACTGATatgaagaacagagatctgGCTGACGGTGGGCTGGAGAGGTACAAGAAGGCATTCCTTCTCAGCCATTTTAATATTGTCAGCATAGAAATTCTATGGGGATAGATTCAACAAGGGTTGTGTGATTGTTGCTGGGTGTAATTAATTATAAATGACTGCATTTGTACAGGAAATTCAGCCTGGATGACCTCTTGACAAATGTCATGATCTACTGGACAACAGGCTCCATTGTCTCCTCCATGCGCTTCTACAAAGAGAACTTGAAGAGTAATCCTGACAAAAGAGTAGATTCGATGTAAGTATTTAACCTGTCAAAACTCAGTTTTTTATTTCGCAGAACTTTTTTATCATATCATGAGGTGACCATAATAATGTGTTCTCTTTTTGATTTAGGACACCGATATTTGTGCCCACTGGGATGGCAGCCTTCCCTGCGGAGCTGATGCACTGCCCTAAATCGTGGGCACGAATTAGGTATCGAAACATCTGCTCCTACACTTTCATGCCTCGAGGTGGTCACTTTGCTGCCTTTGAGGAGCCCCAGCTTCTAGCCAACGACATCATCCAGTTCGTGAAAAAAGTGGAGAAGTTCTAAACCCTTCGATGCACTCACAGACGatgattgtgttattgtgtttgattttgacTGATCATTCCAAATGGAGCACTTACACAAATCCTTGTTTCTATAATCCATTCCACACCACAATACATCTTACTGCTTGTTGTGCCTACAAAATTGCAACACTGCTGAAATCATATTAAggttttaataaatgtaaacatatacacaaatgATACTGGCAATCCAGTGTGTCCACAGATTGGATTAAGGATAGctaaaataaagcattaaacCTCACAAGTTATGctcattaaaaatatattgcactaattgtgtgtgttgttctgtgtttaaTGTCCTAATGAATgatatttaatgtaaaacattctttttaaatataaataataatacacaatGTTCTCAAACAGATGTTACATCACATGCCAACAAAGCATCTTAGAAAACATATTCTCATTATTTCAGAAGATGATAAAAAAGGATAATATGCCACACTGCTTGTGTCAATAAAACCACTATTATTTGAATGGACATACTTTTAATcacaagtagaaaaaaatttaactCATAATTCAGTAAAATATATACAGCCTAATTCAAAATTCTCTTGTACTGCCTTTAAAATTTAATTGTAGTATTCAGAAAGAGAGCTTCAATCCTGCTCCCCAACTTTTTGGGTCAGTTGCTGAAGCCCTTGATAGTCATGGGTGCCTGAAACCACACATAATCCTGCCAGTCTGACCCCTCAGCCCTCGGTTCCTGGCAGGTGCTGGGATCAGTAGACAGAGCAATAATTTGGTTCTTTACACGAGTTGGCACTTTAAATTGTAGTTTAGGGCGGAACCAGCCAACACCGCAATCCCTGTGAGCCAGCACCAAGACTGTGGTGGGCATTAAACGAACCGGTCTTGTGTCAGACAAAAGGTCAGCCACAAAAAGAGTGCGGAAAAGTTGCCTTAAGCATGAGGATACCCGTAGACATTGATCTCCACTAGCCAATACCAGCGCCTCCATGTTGATCTCATACAGCTCTTTGGGCAGCACGAGAGAGCCACCCATCAGGAGCAGCACACGAGGCACcctgctgagagaaaaaagtacctccagctgctgcagaacCTCCTCTAGCTCTTGAAGGGTTTGCTGACACTTCCGCCAGTTCATGTCTGCAGACTGCACCGGCCTCCGACTCACAGTGTCTTTATCCTGAAAAGTGAAACATTCACTCAACACATTTAGTTAAACTCAAGTCAAcaacatttctttatttatgaACGTTTGATGTGCACCATGACAACATTTCCCATTCACCTGCACTGAGGCTTGTTGTTTCTTCTGGGAATACACCAGCTGGTCGTACGTCATGGGTAGTTGCTGTCTCTGATAGAGAATACACTTGAGGATCTCGCTGACAAAGCGACAGCAGCCTTCCTGTGTTACAGTGCCAGGGAAGATGATTTTCACGCAGCCTTCCACCTGTGCTCTTCTCACCACCTCAGCatcactgtcctctgtgttcacATGTTGTTTACTGGCAGCCACACTGGAATCTTGCATACTTCTCTGGCCTGAGGACTCGTCTTCTGCTTGGGCATTTTCTGTCCAAACAAGGACCAGAATAATGTCACTTGAGTGAACAATGGATATGCATTCCTCAATTTTAGCTACTTAAACGTTAATGAAATCTAGCAAGGCTGGTTTTCCAATAAGGCCATTGTTGCCATTTTCCCCATAAGCTTCATATATAgctactgtctgtctgtggtatGTTCTGAAGCATTAGttgtaaatactgaaaaattTGCTTTAGCACATAGGTATGATTGAAAAAATTTTATGAGTACTTTTACtcataaaaatacttttacGAGTACATAGAAGTACTCATTATTTACAATGGTTCTTTTCAGAGTCTTATATACTGTACTAACTGTATAACAATAACTGATGTGttaatgtgtaagcagcattttaaccCAGCTACTCAAGGTGGGGCTGATTTCAGCTACTTTAATAATTAACACTAAATCAAAGAATCGTCTTTGCTTTGTTGATCTTATTCTTGATGCTGACCTTAATATTTCATAAGAAAACCTGTATCTCCAAAGTAACGAGAGAACAGTAAtcacacaacatcaacaaaaacagtggaaaaacttCAACCCATCACAATTAAAATACTAGAATGAGACAGTGATTggagctttgttgttgtttttgcctcACAAACAACTTCAAACCATCAATCCTCAATTAATCTttcatcaaaatagttgctgatgtCGACTAATCGTTTCTGCTCTATACTAATGCATGTGGCGGAGTAAATAGTTAAATATTTCCCAATCTGAAGTAAAGATTGTTGGTGCCTTGGTGCAGTGTTTTTACTATGCAGCAACTGATCTTTCACACTCATCTTCTACGCTGGGTGTCAGAAATGCACTAGAGATCAGTAATGTTGCTATCATGCCGCCCTGTTAGGAAAACATGAGGACCCGCACACCGGTTATAGCTTATATTACCTACCTAGAGTGATGCTCGTGGAGGACGTAGCGGTGTTTTCCTTGTCTTCAGTATTGTTTACACTATGTTGTTCTGAATTTAGTCGATATTCAGGGGAGACGTCTTTCAATTCAATTGCATTTTTAGCCTTTAAACAATTGTTTACGGCCTGAGGCGAGAGCTGCTCGGCGTTTCCCGCAGAAGGTTGGCATGAATTCGAGTTGTCGGGAACATTCTGTAACGTTGAGACTTTACATGTCATATTCGGCTCCTCCAGAGCGCTAATATCTTTTTCTGAAGGAAACGAAAGGCGCCTCTTTATCCCATTGTCTCCGCTGTTGATATTTTCCGTGTCTTCTGAGTTTAAAGTTGGTTTAAGTATATTCGAAACTTCTGCCATAGTTTTGAATGTCCCCGCCGGGTCCCTGCCGCACAGCATCATGGGAAACGCAGCTCGACTTCAGCGCTGCCTTCGCGTTACAAGGAAATATTcgaaaaaaacaacttccatTTGGAAAATGCGGTTCGTCTGAATCATGTGctaataaatacattaaaatcagtttattcTTGTCGGTTTTGGCCTGGGTTTGTACGTGAccaatgatttatttatttttttttacagtttgctgAATTTTGAACGTCACTGGCAAAAACCACACAGTGTGACTTTGAACTAGGCTCTTTTGTATCAGCTCAGCAGACTGAGATATCCACTGGGCCTGGCATTAAAGGTCTATTGCGTCAACATTTATTAAGAACAAAGACTACAAGATAACACAGCTTCTCAGATAACTTAAGTCGTTTGACGCCCAAACATCGGTTTAGCCTTTACACCatttcagtgtcactgtttgGCGCTGTGTTTTTCCCATGTGTGTCAAATGCAGCATATTCAGTCTGACTTTCAAATTATTGGCACGTGTGGATTTTAACAGCATACAATCATTTATGATCATTTAttagcaaaacaaaatatgatcTAAAGTAATTAAGAC
This region includes:
- the LOC121189977 gene encoding MAD2L1-binding protein, encoding MMLCGRDPAGTFKTMAEVSNILKPTLNSEDTENINSGDNGIKRRLSFPSEKDISALEEPNMTCKVSTLQNVPDNSNSCQPSAGNAEQLSPQAVNNCLKAKNAIELKDVSPEYRLNSEQHSVNNTEDKENTATSSTSITLENAQAEDESSGQRSMQDSSVAASKQHVNTEDSDAEVVRRAQVEGCVKIIFPGTVTQEGCCRFVSEILKCILYQRQQLPMTYDQLVYSQKKQQASVQDKDTVSRRPVQSADMNWRKCQQTLQELEEVLQQLEVLFSLSRVPRVLLLMGGSLVLPKELYEINMEALVLASGDQCLRVSSCLRQLFRTLFVADLLSDTRPVRLMPTTVLVLAHRDCGVGWFRPKLQFKVPTRVKNQIIALSTDPSTCQEPRAEGSDWQDYVWFQAPMTIKGFSN
- the ephx5 gene encoding epoxide hydrolase 1, whose protein sequence is MQSLQVLKQTFFGLDVVQRQLLIGTAVATGGLVAYIVHKRSQVKSIPLGEGWWGAGDKPLFEDDKIYPFQVQTSDEEIQDLRERIDRTRYTDPLEDSGFQYGFNSSYLRKVVSYWRHVFDWKKQVAVLNKYPHFKTKIEGLDVHFIHVRPKPRENQRVLPLMLVHGWPGSFYEFYKILPLLTENQDGVVFEVICPSIPGYGFSEAPHKQGFDSLAAARVFLTLMERLGFSQFYVQGGDWGSLITTNMAQMKPQCVKGLHLNMFISKRGFRVMMSLMIGPYLPFLVGFSREDVRRLFPFFEKNVWNILKESGYMHIQATKPDTAGCGLNDSPVGLAAYLLEKFSTWTDMKNRDLADGGLERKFSLDDLLTNVMIYWTTGSIVSSMRFYKENLKSNPDKRVDSMTPIFVPTGMAAFPAELMHCPKSWARIRYRNICSYTFMPRGGHFAAFEEPQLLANDIIQFVKKVEKF